The following are from one region of the Salvia splendens isolate huo1 chromosome 2, SspV2, whole genome shotgun sequence genome:
- the LOC121772001 gene encoding transcription factor bHLH84-like, with translation METVGAIFEGEWNSSFNGMCSDEADFMAQLLGNCSVPSGAFWDTNATTIFSFSLGNNSITFPSLSHNTTSLMAMDYSLLEAKNSVFEGDCFLNSDDKLLPGEVLQESSHITTYSHHISKKRPQIPTGSQRIKRLKKCAKAEDENDTNNTTSTNLVLHRQSSLSGCCSEDESVNASKSSSSSRRSGAQDMKGKARASRGSATDPQSLYARKRRERINERLRILQNLVPNGTKVDISTMLEEAVQYVKFLQLQIKLLSSDDLWMYSPIAYNGMDLGLDLKIPSPKPQS, from the exons ATGGAAACTGTGGGAGCAATCTTTGAAGGGGAATGGAACTCTAGCTTTAACGGGATGTGCTCAGACGAGGCGGACTTCATGGCTCAGCTGCTCGGGAACTGCTCTGTCCCGAGTGGTGCTTTCTGGGACACCAATGCCACCACCatcttttccttttctcttgGAAACAATAGCATCACTTTTCCCTCTTTAAGTCACAACACCACCTCTTTGATGGCAATGGACTACTCTCTGCTTGAAGCCAAGAACAGTGTTTTCGAAGGCGATTGCTTCCTAAACTCAGACGACAAACTGCTCCCCGGAGAAGTTCTTCAAGAATCATCACACATCACCACCTATTCTCATCATATATCCAAGAAAAGGCCTCAAATCCCTACAGGA TCTCAAAGAATCAAGAGGCTCAAGAAATGTGCAAAGGCTGAAGATGAAAATGACACCAACAATACTACTAGCACTAATCTGGTGCTTCACAGACAGAGCTCATTGAGCGGCTGCTGCTCAGAGGACGAATCCGTTAATGCTTCAAAGTCGAGCTCGAGCTCGAGGAGAAGTGGAGCTCAGGATATGAAGGGCAAGGCTAGAGCTAGTAGGGGATCAGCTACTGATCCACAGAGCTTATATGCAAGG aaaaggagagagagaatCAATGAGAGATTGAGAATCTTGCAGAACCTAGTGCCAAATGGAACTAAGGTTGATATTAGTACAATGCTTGAAGAGGCTGTCCAATATGTCAAATTCTTGCAGCTGCAGATTAAG CTTTTGAGCTCAGATGATCTATGGATGTATTCTCCTATTGCCTACAATGGAATGGATTTAGGACTTGACTTGAAGATTCCCTCTCCAAAACCACAATCATGA